One region of Vibrio zhugei genomic DNA includes:
- a CDS encoding DUF368 domain-containing protein: MNYISTYLKGIAMGAADVVPGVSGGTIAFITGVYDTLLESIRRVNPSLISLWRQQGFKAVCKHINLFFLLSLFGGILTSILTLAKLISWLLETHPTPTWSFFFGLILVSVYHMMKQIEHKQIPQWLTLLLGIAIAYSITEIKPIAMDASGINIFIAGSIAICAMILPGISGSFILLLLGMYAPILGAVKSMQFEVIGLFAIGCIAGLMTFSHLLSWLLNRHRDTTLMLLTGLMLGTLPKIWPWKETLTWRINSHGEQVPLLQKNLSPFHYEAVTSHPPQLLLAIVMMLCAIAAVLGLEKYASQNNK, translated from the coding sequence ATGAATTACATAAGTACGTACTTGAAAGGCATTGCCATGGGAGCCGCCGACGTGGTTCCTGGTGTTTCTGGTGGCACGATCGCGTTCATCACGGGTGTCTATGATACGCTGTTAGAAAGTATCCGCCGTGTTAACCCAAGCTTAATCTCTTTGTGGCGTCAGCAGGGCTTTAAAGCCGTCTGTAAACACATCAATCTTTTCTTTTTACTGTCTTTATTTGGCGGCATTCTCACCAGCATTCTGACACTCGCAAAACTGATTTCTTGGCTTTTGGAAACGCACCCCACACCAACGTGGTCTTTTTTCTTTGGCCTCATTCTGGTGTCTGTGTATCACATGATGAAACAAATAGAACACAAACAGATACCACAGTGGCTAACATTATTGCTGGGTATTGCGATCGCTTACAGTATTACTGAGATCAAACCTATCGCGATGGACGCATCAGGCATCAACATTTTTATTGCTGGTTCTATTGCTATTTGTGCGATGATTTTACCCGGCATTTCTGGCAGTTTTATTCTGTTGTTATTAGGAATGTACGCGCCGATTTTGGGCGCAGTGAAGTCCATGCAGTTTGAGGTGATCGGGCTATTCGCCATTGGCTGTATCGCAGGGTTAATGACGTTCTCTCATTTATTATCTTGGTTGCTGAATCGCCACCGAGACACAACCTTGATGCTGCTTACCGGATTAATGCTCGGGACATTACCGAAAATCTGGCCTTGGAAAGAAACCTTAACGTGGCGTATTAATTCTCATGGCGAACAAGTACCTCTATTGCAGAAGAACTTATCCCCATTCCACTATGAAGCCGTTACATCTCATCCCCCACAATTACTGTTAGCCATTGTCATGATGTTATGTGCCATTGCCGCCGTTTTAGGGTTAGAAAAGTACGCAAGTCAAAATAATAAATAG
- a CDS encoding copper chaperone PCu(A)C, with the protein MKPFFALILLTLAASPSVQSKTNTNLTVIQPYVTVTQAAQLSGFVYGKIVNNTNQAQTLTSITTSASTRVEIQTMDSHNAKAIGRKVDQLTIPAQSSKVLEPGDTRIALLGLVKPLEAHEHITLTLHFSNKKTINVEVPVRLSLKDALHSPGVIPPPIDHKATN; encoded by the coding sequence ATGAAACCATTTTTCGCCCTAATTCTTCTTACACTGGCCGCCAGCCCAAGTGTCCAGAGCAAAACGAATACCAATCTCACGGTGATACAACCTTACGTCACGGTCACTCAAGCGGCGCAATTAAGTGGCTTTGTTTATGGAAAAATTGTCAATAATACTAATCAAGCACAGACACTCACCAGCATCACCACCAGCGCCTCGACACGCGTTGAAATACAAACAATGGACAGTCACAATGCCAAAGCCATCGGGCGCAAAGTCGATCAACTGACTATCCCAGCACAAAGCTCAAAAGTTTTAGAGCCCGGTGATACTCGTATTGCGTTATTAGGCTTAGTCAAACCGCTAGAAGCCCATGAACACATCACGCTCACGCTGCACTTCAGTAACAAAAAAACCATTAACGTGGAAGTCCCTGTCCGCTTAAGCTTAAAAGATGCGCTGCACTCACCGGGGGTTATTCCACCCCCCATCGACCATAAAGCGACGAATTAA
- the sstT gene encoding serine/threonine transporter SstT, translating into MQSSNIVQRYAQGNLVLQIVVGIIAGVVLALISPAAAISVKLLGSLFVGALKAVAPILVFILVAASIANQKKNQSSNMRPVVTLYLIGTFAASLTAVALSFLFPTTLNLGDSVTGTTPPQGIGEVLHTLLFKLVDNPISALMNANYIGILAWAIGLGLALHHASESTKGVFEDLSHGVSQIVRFIIRLAPIGIFGLVASTFATTGFDSLLNFGHLLAVLLSAMIFIALIVNPLIVYIKTGVNPYPLVLQCLRESGVTAFFTRSSAANIPVNMNLCEKLKLDEDTYSVSIPLGATINMGGAAITITVLTLAAVHTLGIDIDITTAILLSLVAAISACGASGVAGGSLLLIPLACSLFGISNDVAMQVVGVGFIIGVIQDSAETALNSSTDVVFTAAVCRSKQN; encoded by the coding sequence ATGCAAAGCAGTAACATAGTTCAACGCTATGCTCAAGGGAATCTGGTTCTCCAGATCGTAGTGGGTATTATTGCGGGTGTCGTTCTCGCTCTCATTTCGCCGGCCGCTGCCATTAGTGTCAAACTACTTGGCTCACTTTTTGTTGGCGCACTCAAAGCCGTTGCACCTATTCTCGTATTTATTTTGGTCGCAGCATCAATTGCCAACCAGAAAAAAAACCAAAGCTCTAACATGCGTCCCGTTGTGACCTTGTATCTCATCGGTACATTTGCAGCATCATTAACCGCCGTTGCCCTGAGCTTTCTTTTCCCAACCACATTGAACTTAGGCGACTCAGTGACAGGAACCACGCCACCTCAAGGCATTGGTGAAGTCCTGCATACCCTACTTTTTAAGTTGGTCGATAACCCAATCAGTGCATTGATGAATGCCAACTACATCGGTATCTTGGCTTGGGCCATTGGTTTAGGACTCGCCCTTCATCACGCCTCAGAGAGCACCAAGGGAGTGTTTGAAGACCTTAGCCACGGGGTATCACAAATTGTTCGCTTTATTATCCGTCTAGCCCCTATTGGTATCTTCGGTTTAGTTGCCTCCACTTTTGCAACCACAGGGTTTGACTCTCTATTAAACTTTGGACACTTACTGGCTGTTTTGCTTAGCGCAATGATATTTATTGCCCTAATCGTCAACCCGCTGATTGTCTATATCAAAACAGGCGTTAACCCATACCCATTAGTTCTTCAATGCTTACGTGAAAGTGGCGTGACGGCATTTTTCACGCGTTCAAGCGCTGCCAATATTCCAGTCAATATGAACTTGTGTGAAAAACTGAAGTTGGATGAAGATACTTATTCTGTCTCTATCCCACTGGGCGCAACCATTAATATGGGTGGCGCAGCCATTACCATCACAGTGCTGACACTCGCAGCCGTGCATACACTAGGGATCGATATTGATATTACCACCGCGATCCTCTTAAGTTTGGTTGCGGCCATTTCCGCGTGTGGCGCCTCTGGTGTTGCGGGTGGGTCACTCCTATTGATTCCCCTAGCTTGTAGCCTCTTTGGTATTTCTAATGACGTTGCAATGCAGGTTGTCGGAGTTGGCTTTATTATCGGTGTGATCCAAGACTCAGCCGAAACCGCGTTAAACAGCTCAACGGACGTTGTCTTTACTGCGGCAGTGTGTCGTAGCAAGCAAAACTAA
- a CDS encoding tetratricopeptide repeat protein produces MDNIGIAVGVLGVSLILIFIWMIALSMRKRRLKEEKAAKEIAYHKALQRMREQEHKERLFKAESGHVPTMLYLAKEAERGNSNEAFFWYEKAASMDDRNGIFGLIRLAKRMRTDVIMNEKIHFWETYIRAQDGDLLAKMEVGKLFIEGTGTEVNVQRGLTFMQEAAEKNVIDAILFMADWCVAKDNPSPSPSDSNYWLYQAVTMGNTAAMMKLGLHYLNGIGVSSDHRKACYWLERASERGSREAMFHAGHAWMDYGTNGNEIAYIWFFLSAMCQYEPAKAIRDAVGAKIGVESVVGLQSLAKPLHKKIINKDVSDHALIRVLNRLYKRPIPVSDEDKVDVPFESLSSEHDINAPEQGVSLVEPSLDDEQQDAQSPSSTVDKVEESKDIKPSLDFTQKHF; encoded by the coding sequence ATGGATAATATTGGAATTGCGGTCGGTGTTTTAGGGGTTTCCCTTATCCTCATTTTTATTTGGATGATTGCGTTATCGATGCGCAAACGTCGACTAAAAGAAGAAAAAGCGGCCAAAGAAATCGCCTATCATAAAGCGTTGCAACGCATGCGCGAGCAAGAACATAAAGAACGTTTATTCAAAGCGGAGTCCGGTCATGTGCCAACGATGTTGTATTTGGCGAAAGAGGCTGAACGTGGCAATAGCAATGAGGCGTTTTTTTGGTATGAAAAAGCGGCGTCCATGGATGATAGAAACGGTATCTTTGGCCTTATCCGCTTAGCGAAGCGTATGCGTACTGATGTCATCATGAACGAAAAAATTCACTTTTGGGAGACATATATACGTGCGCAAGATGGCGATCTCTTAGCCAAGATGGAAGTCGGAAAACTGTTCATTGAAGGTACGGGAACGGAGGTAAACGTTCAGCGAGGGTTGACGTTTATGCAGGAAGCCGCGGAGAAGAACGTTATCGATGCCATTTTGTTTATGGCCGATTGGTGTGTCGCTAAAGACAACCCATCCCCTTCGCCGAGTGATTCGAATTATTGGTTATACCAAGCGGTGACCATGGGTAATACCGCGGCAATGATGAAATTGGGGTTGCATTATCTGAATGGTATCGGTGTGTCCAGTGATCATCGCAAAGCCTGTTATTGGCTGGAACGCGCATCAGAACGGGGAAGTCGTGAAGCGATGTTTCATGCGGGTCATGCGTGGATGGATTACGGGACAAACGGTAATGAAATTGCTTACATCTGGTTTTTCTTGTCGGCAATGTGCCAATACGAACCCGCTAAAGCCATTCGTGATGCGGTCGGCGCTAAAATTGGGGTTGAATCCGTGGTCGGGTTACAGTCTTTAGCAAAACCGCTGCATAAAAAAATCATCAACAAAGACGTGTCTGACCATGCGCTCATTCGAGTTTTGAACCGATTGTATAAACGGCCTATTCCTGTCTCAGATGAAGACAAAGTGGACGTGCCGTTCGAATCGCTTTCGTCAGAGCATGATATCAATGCGCCAGAACAAGGAGTGTCATTGGTCGAACCGTCGCTCGATGATGAGCAACAAGACGCTCAGTCACCGTCTTCGACGGTGGACAAAGTGGAAGAGTCTAAGGATATAAAACCCTCGTTAGATTTTACTCAGAAGCACTTTTAA
- the glgX gene encoding glycogen debranching protein GlgX, translating to MNDLVSTPYPLGATLNSHGCNFAIYAPASSDIQLVLFDELGEHYTEHPLQHNYAHIKHTYIPDIKEGQLYGFIVTINDKAHYISDPYAQAISAPLHYTPPFDEKTSFTLPKCVVTADHFDWQDSTMPKRPREEMILCETHVKGLTQLHPDVPPRENGTYLGLVSEPMLEFYQQQNINTLQLLPIAACMHEPHLLEMDMVNYWGYNPYLFMAPDPRYAHKDAVTELKTAVRELHKAGIEVILDVVYNHTAEGGDNGLIFNLKALDPHYYLMHEEHFANFTGCGNTLNLAYQPSLNLVMDTLRFWVQNYHIDGFRFDLAATLGRYGDQFRADGGFFKAIAQDPILKDIKLIAEPWDIGPNGYQVGNFPFGWNETNDKLRDVARSFWRGDAGYLNDFATRIMGSRDLYSAANWPFKLTVNYITYHDGFTMQDLVTYKHKHNEANGENNQDGHGDNRSDNYGEEGETFNVTIKSRRERQKRNMVTSMLFAFGIPHILTADLLSHTQQGNNNAYCQDNELSWLNWELNSSQEVFRHWVAKMMKARQQYMVPFIRAFSGETRNDNRVFWRRVDGQEMNMEDWDKVSSVALHLGMNEDGDEMLYLINQSRAPARFRLPTDKQQQWQIICDTNNLHNKKLGITEKERLQLPTSMSILYFSAK from the coding sequence ATGAATGATCTGGTCTCTACTCCTTACCCTCTCGGCGCAACACTTAACTCTCACGGGTGCAATTTTGCTATCTATGCGCCTGCCAGTTCAGATATCCAATTAGTGCTGTTTGATGAATTGGGCGAACACTACACTGAACATCCACTGCAACATAACTATGCCCATATTAAACATACGTATATCCCTGACATTAAGGAAGGTCAGTTATACGGATTTATTGTGACAATCAATGATAAAGCCCATTATATCTCCGACCCATACGCCCAAGCGATATCCGCACCGTTACACTACACCCCACCCTTCGATGAAAAAACCAGTTTCACCTTACCTAAGTGTGTTGTCACAGCAGACCATTTTGATTGGCAAGATAGCACCATGCCCAAACGGCCTAGAGAAGAGATGATATTGTGTGAAACCCATGTGAAAGGGCTCACTCAGTTACACCCAGATGTACCACCGCGCGAAAATGGCACGTATTTAGGATTGGTCAGTGAACCAATGCTGGAGTTTTATCAGCAACAAAATATCAATACGTTACAGTTGTTGCCTATCGCTGCCTGCATGCATGAGCCGCATTTGCTCGAAATGGATATGGTCAACTATTGGGGTTACAACCCTTATCTCTTTATGGCTCCTGATCCTCGCTATGCCCATAAAGACGCAGTGACCGAACTGAAAACGGCGGTGCGCGAGCTGCATAAAGCCGGTATAGAAGTGATACTCGATGTGGTATACAACCACACAGCAGAAGGCGGGGATAATGGTCTCATTTTTAACCTAAAAGCACTCGATCCGCACTATTATTTAATGCATGAAGAGCATTTTGCGAATTTTACCGGTTGTGGGAACACCCTGAATCTAGCCTATCAACCCTCACTCAACCTCGTCATGGATACGTTGCGCTTCTGGGTACAAAACTACCATATTGACGGATTTCGTTTCGATTTAGCCGCTACATTGGGTCGCTATGGCGATCAATTCCGCGCCGATGGCGGCTTTTTCAAAGCTATTGCTCAAGATCCAATTCTTAAAGACATAAAATTGATTGCCGAGCCTTGGGATATTGGTCCCAATGGATACCAAGTGGGGAACTTCCCGTTTGGTTGGAATGAGACCAATGACAAGCTCCGCGATGTCGCACGCAGCTTTTGGCGCGGCGATGCGGGCTATCTGAACGATTTTGCGACGCGTATTATGGGCTCGCGCGACTTATATAGTGCCGCCAATTGGCCATTTAAGTTAACGGTCAATTACATTACTTACCATGACGGTTTCACCATGCAAGATCTGGTGACTTATAAACATAAGCATAATGAAGCCAATGGTGAAAATAACCAAGATGGTCATGGTGATAATCGCTCTGATAATTATGGGGAAGAAGGTGAAACCTTCAATGTCACGATAAAAAGTCGCCGAGAACGTCAAAAGCGCAATATGGTCACCAGCATGTTATTTGCTTTCGGTATACCACACATACTGACCGCTGATCTCCTTTCGCATACTCAGCAAGGCAACAACAACGCATATTGTCAGGATAATGAATTAAGCTGGCTCAATTGGGAGCTCAATTCGTCACAAGAAGTCTTTCGTCACTGGGTAGCGAAAATGATGAAAGCTCGCCAACAATATATGGTGCCATTTATTCGTGCCTTCAGTGGTGAAACCCGTAATGACAATCGCGTATTTTGGCGTCGCGTTGATGGTCAAGAGATGAATATGGAAGATTGGGACAAGGTATCGTCCGTTGCACTGCATTTAGGAATGAACGAGGATGGTGACGAAATGCTCTACCTCATCAATCAAAGTCGTGCCCCCGCTCGCTTTCGTTTACCGACGGATAAACAACAGCAGTGGCAAATCATCTGTGATACCAATAACCTCCACAATAAAAAGTTAGGTATCACAGAAAAAGAACGCTTACAGTTGCCAACATCCATGTCGATTTTATATTTTTCGGCCAAGTAA
- a CDS encoding glycosyltransferase family 2 protein, protein MQKTVSVVIPCYNESEVIDQTVAEMLQVTQGIENYQFELLFVNDGSADDTESKLLQYSKEHDNIHLISFSRNFGHQPAVSAGIQASTGDAVVLIDADLQDPPQLIDGMIKLWEQGYDVVYGTRENREGESRFKLASAKWFYRILNYLSEVPIPLDTGDFRLMDRQVVDQLNAMPEKHRFIRGMVSWIGFNQTSITYKRNERFAGETKYPLKKMLSFGLDGILSFSVKPLKLSIVTGFISSGIALVMLFYTIYIRLATDQWQSGWASMLVAMLFIGGVQLISIGILGEYIARIYSESKDRPLYIVKKDIKQPRKDDESDLD, encoded by the coding sequence ATGCAGAAAACCGTTTCAGTGGTAATTCCTTGCTATAACGAAAGTGAGGTAATCGATCAGACCGTAGCAGAAATGTTACAAGTGACCCAAGGTATTGAGAACTATCAATTCGAACTGTTGTTCGTAAACGATGGCAGTGCGGACGATACCGAAAGTAAATTACTGCAGTACAGTAAGGAACATGACAATATCCACCTGATATCCTTTTCACGTAACTTCGGTCACCAACCTGCCGTGTCTGCGGGCATTCAGGCAAGTACAGGGGATGCCGTCGTTCTGATTGATGCAGACTTACAAGATCCACCGCAACTGATCGATGGCATGATCAAACTTTGGGAACAAGGCTATGATGTCGTCTATGGAACTCGGGAAAATCGTGAAGGCGAATCACGCTTCAAACTCGCCTCAGCAAAATGGTTCTACCGCATACTCAACTACTTATCGGAAGTTCCTATTCCATTAGACACAGGCGATTTTCGTTTGATGGACCGTCAAGTGGTTGATCAACTAAATGCAATGCCAGAAAAGCACCGTTTCATTCGTGGCATGGTCAGTTGGATTGGTTTCAATCAAACGTCGATTACCTACAAACGTAATGAGCGTTTTGCAGGCGAAACCAAATACCCACTGAAAAAAATGTTGTCATTCGGGTTAGATGGCATCCTCTCGTTTTCCGTCAAACCGCTCAAACTGTCCATCGTTACTGGCTTTATTTCTTCCGGTATCGCGCTCGTCATGTTGTTTTATACCATTTATATCCGCTTAGCGACGGACCAATGGCAATCTGGTTGGGCATCCATGCTCGTTGCGATGCTATTTATCGGGGGCGTGCAATTGATTTCTATCGGTATTTTAGGCGAATACATCGCGCGTATTTATAGTGAATCAAAAGATAGGCCACTGTATATCGTCAAAAAAGACATCAAACAACCGAGAAAAGATGATGAATCTGACCTCGATTAA
- a CDS encoding GtrA family protein: protein MMNLTSIKQTLYTNAKQKLRFAAVGGLNTAVSYFAFVTIFQLLDNYILASVLAYCIGVMCSFLLNRGFVFNSQHQKGQLIPFILVNLASLGASTLSLYLLVSGLHINAYIGQFFSIFVSMTMNYIGYQRIFKNGISLKTLTQNIAGEVHPMNVSSLIRAALFLACLAVTLHNIYTSVLINIAHDALPYMAHYADKFTSEGRWINFAVFPISSSLNPQLANALCFLFIGVFGYNVSRSLSRDRWLAAFFALTVMNIPYYTMLFKWPMTLLPGCIMLAVFSYYRNRLSIPSMLLISGVLLFATYPAFYFVMPLIYLAYLKDRNYKDILVFMLWWAAGYILGYLIGNGLIYLYTWIFEGHAHFMQMASWRKETPLTGFESLLNNVDKSAGDFTRNANYISELSPWFYLPALGITLLTVKDNVKYFLVVLAVIISIYASVIVLGVHVPLRSGITLPLGIAMVVFLLKHPWAKYINLILLLIPLAYQTYSYNHKYNNTRIIMANVIEKNDVNHKIADKSKYDKIVATVDKEKMSEWLKNVTHSKQFNNLSNLEYHMIRPYFYKLGWPDSAITVNYIHQKTPIKGETEVSIKDRTLYVHFE from the coding sequence ATGATGAATCTGACCTCGATTAAGCAAACGCTGTATACAAACGCCAAACAAAAGCTACGGTTTGCAGCGGTCGGCGGTTTAAATACCGCCGTGTCTTACTTCGCTTTTGTGACTATTTTTCAGTTGCTCGATAATTATATTCTGGCTTCTGTGCTCGCGTACTGCATTGGTGTTATGTGCAGTTTTCTTCTTAACCGCGGATTTGTCTTTAATAGTCAGCACCAGAAAGGGCAGTTAATTCCGTTCATTCTGGTTAATCTTGCCTCATTAGGAGCAAGTACGCTCAGCTTGTATCTACTGGTATCAGGGTTACATATCAACGCGTACATTGGACAGTTTTTCAGTATTTTTGTGTCCATGACAATGAACTATATAGGCTATCAACGCATTTTTAAAAATGGTATTAGTTTGAAAACACTTACTCAAAACATCGCAGGTGAGGTGCATCCTATGAATGTCTCATCGTTAATTCGCGCCGCGTTATTTCTCGCGTGTCTTGCAGTCACACTGCATAATATTTATACCTCCGTCCTCATCAATATCGCCCATGATGCCCTGCCATATATGGCGCATTATGCAGACAAGTTTACCTCGGAAGGTCGTTGGATTAACTTTGCCGTTTTTCCAATCAGTAGCAGTTTGAACCCCCAATTAGCCAATGCTCTCTGTTTTCTTTTCATTGGTGTATTTGGCTATAACGTGTCACGCTCCCTCAGCCGTGATCGTTGGTTAGCCGCATTTTTTGCACTGACGGTAATGAATATCCCCTACTACACCATGCTGTTCAAATGGCCAATGACGCTACTACCAGGTTGTATCATGTTGGCGGTATTTAGCTATTACCGTAACCGCTTATCCATACCAAGTATGTTACTCATCTCAGGTGTGCTGCTCTTTGCCACCTATCCCGCGTTCTATTTTGTGATGCCGTTAATCTATCTCGCCTACCTAAAAGACCGTAATTACAAAGATATTTTGGTCTTTATGCTGTGGTGGGCTGCGGGTTACATTCTGGGCTATCTCATCGGTAATGGGCTCATTTATCTCTACACTTGGATATTTGAAGGCCACGCTCACTTCATGCAAATGGCGTCATGGCGTAAAGAAACCCCATTAACAGGTTTTGAATCATTACTTAATAATGTCGATAAAAGTGCGGGTGACTTTACTCGGAATGCCAACTACATTTCGGAGCTAAGCCCATGGTTCTACCTGCCCGCGCTGGGAATTACGCTGCTCACAGTGAAAGACAATGTGAAGTATTTCTTAGTCGTACTTGCAGTGATCATTTCCATCTATGCCAGTGTGATTGTGTTGGGTGTGCACGTGCCGCTTCGCTCGGGTATCACGCTACCGCTCGGCATTGCCATGGTGGTGTTCCTGCTAAAACACCCGTGGGCAAAGTATATCAACCTTATTCTGCTGCTGATTCCGTTGGCCTATCAGACATACAGCTACAACCATAAATACAATAATACGCGGATCATTATGGCGAATGTCATTGAAAAAAATGATGTAAACCACAAAATTGCTGATAAGTCTAAATACGATAAGATCGTAGCAACCGTGGATAAGGAAAAGATGAGTGAATGGCTAAAAAACGTCACACACTCTAAGCAATTTAATAACTTATCAAACTTGGAATACCATATGATTCGTCCGTATTTCTACAAACTAGGATGGCCAGATTCCGCCATTACGGTCAACTATATCCACCAAAAGACGCCGATTAAGGGGGAAACCGAAGTCTCGATTAAAGACCGCACGCTCTACGTTCACTTCGAGTAA
- a CDS encoding DUF5718 family protein produces the protein MNSITMGVIGNYAGHLSGAENVQENEHPSGLFVIDHNASSLTTDAIIHYPTKGENIDIEPEFVIEYDIIYEGEQVSQVRGRRMTIGNDITIRQLKDETKISARKSWGKASKGVYSQWWSLDSLTDLSDISLISYIETNGECHLATQPLETHQIKLFGAALEDWLVTTLNNQGSHGMFDQLLPQLKANGYPTTLTLFTGAPNYTDWGKTYFLQPDDIMHIIGYRTSEYDHQEVMDLFASNNIQAVPNILYLKQKMKDAELVS, from the coding sequence TTGAATTCTATTACTATGGGTGTGATCGGCAACTATGCTGGCCACCTCTCCGGCGCAGAAAACGTACAAGAAAACGAACATCCAAGTGGGCTATTTGTTATCGATCACAATGCGTCCTCACTGACAACCGATGCCATTATCCACTACCCAACCAAAGGTGAGAATATTGATATCGAACCTGAGTTCGTTATTGAATATGACATTATTTATGAGGGTGAACAAGTCAGCCAAGTGCGTGGACGTCGCATGACCATTGGTAACGATATTACTATCCGCCAATTAAAAGACGAAACCAAAATCAGTGCTCGTAAATCATGGGGCAAAGCATCTAAAGGCGTATATTCACAGTGGTGGTCACTGGACTCACTGACCGATTTATCCGATATCAGCCTCATCTCGTACATTGAAACCAATGGCGAATGTCATCTCGCCACTCAACCGCTAGAAACCCATCAAATCAAGCTTTTTGGCGCGGCGCTGGAAGACTGGCTCGTCACAACGCTGAATAATCAAGGTTCTCACGGTATGTTTGACCAACTATTACCGCAACTTAAAGCCAATGGCTACCCTACAACACTGACGTTATTTACAGGCGCTCCAAACTACACCGATTGGGGAAAAACCTACTTCCTGCAACCGGATGATATCATGCACATCATTGGCTACCGTACCAGCGAATATGATCATCAAGAGGTGATGGACTTATTTGCCAGTAATAACATTCAAGCAGTGCCTAATATCTTATACCTGAAGCAAAAGATGAAAGACGCAGAGCTTGTATCCTGA
- a CDS encoding arginine deiminase-related protein, whose product MQNKLAQPFYPRHGQYADAVVVVPPKEFQFNEQTAGDNEFQTPLSLTTETVQQRAMVEYERLVNGVREAGVTVIEFDYPLSETPTPDAVFPNNWFSTMADGRLITFPMASENRQVEVRPEALSTVLKQAGWAVQGVDTFSQYIAVEKYLESTGAMVMDHHAGVIYAALSQRCDETVLDEYAAHIGYETVPFRTSLPSGQSVYHTNVMMALGEAFCIICDEVIEPTQRRAVIERLMANKDVIHITIEQMNRFCGNVLVVITESGKPVIVLSQSAYEAFHPDQLQRLRQYGELLPIDVTTIEKIGGGSVRCMMAEVFLPRI is encoded by the coding sequence ATGCAAAACAAATTGGCTCAACCTTTTTATCCACGCCATGGGCAGTATGCCGATGCGGTTGTCGTTGTCCCCCCGAAAGAATTTCAGTTTAATGAACAAACAGCAGGCGATAATGAATTCCAGACGCCTTTATCACTCACCACCGAGACGGTTCAACAGCGAGCAATGGTGGAGTACGAGCGGCTTGTGAATGGGGTGCGCGAGGCGGGTGTTACGGTCATTGAATTTGATTACCCACTGTCAGAGACTCCGACGCCTGATGCGGTATTTCCGAATAATTGGTTTAGTACGATGGCCGATGGGCGCTTGATTACGTTTCCAATGGCCTCAGAAAATCGTCAAGTTGAAGTGCGTCCAGAGGCTCTATCGACAGTATTAAAGCAGGCTGGCTGGGCTGTACAAGGCGTGGACACGTTCTCTCAATACATTGCGGTTGAAAAATATCTAGAGAGTACCGGCGCAATGGTGATGGATCATCATGCTGGCGTTATTTATGCTGCGTTGTCGCAGCGGTGTGATGAAACGGTATTAGACGAATATGCTGCCCACATCGGTTATGAAACCGTTCCGTTTAGAACAAGCCTGCCTTCCGGTCAGAGTGTGTACCACACGAACGTTATGATGGCGTTGGGGGAGGCGTTTTGTATCATTTGTGATGAAGTCATTGAGCCAACACAACGACGTGCCGTGATTGAGCGTCTCATGGCTAATAAAGACGTGATACATATTACGATTGAACAGATGAATCGTTTCTGCGGAAATGTGTTGGTCGTAATAACAGAGAGTGGCAAACCGGTGATTGTTCTTTCCCAATCCGCTTATGAAGCCTTCCATCCGGACCAACTTCAACGGTTACGTCAGTATGGCGAGCTATTGCCAATCGATGTCACGACCATCGAGAAAATCGGCGGTGGCAGTGTGCGTTGTATGATGGCGGAAGTGTTTTTGCCGCGCATTTGA